The following proteins are co-located in the Roseovarius arcticus genome:
- a CDS encoding cytochrome c, producing MTSAAKKTNPIRLAVSSLAVGIVLSAALPVTAEQAQPVSPELTPKLRDLLRKEMLSVEDASHQIMSYLIAGDDDNVEKLAQKIHDSFILQQSMTPEDKQDLMAAVPEDFVTQDRAFHALSADLVEAARKGDRPAQHQKFGEMIQACSACHTQYATDRFPKLSE from the coding sequence ATGACTAGCGCTGCGAAAAAGACAAATCCAATACGGCTTGCCGTATCCTCGCTGGCAGTGGGGATCGTGTTGTCCGCCGCGCTGCCGGTGACTGCCGAGCAGGCACAGCCAGTTTCACCGGAGTTGACACCAAAGCTGCGTGATCTGCTCCGCAAAGAGATGTTGTCGGTGGAGGATGCCAGCCACCAGATCATGTCCTATTTGATTGCCGGAGATGATGACAACGTCGAAAAGCTCGCGCAGAAAATACATGACAGCTTTATTTTGCAGCAATCCATGACGCCTGAGGACAAGCAGGATCTAATGGCTGCCGTGCCAGAGGATTTCGTAACGCAGGACCGGGCGTTTCACGCACTCTCGGCTGATCTGGTAGAGGCGGCCCGGAAAGGTGACAGGCCTGCGCAACATCAGAAATTCGGCGAAATGATACAGGCCTGTTCAGCTTGTCATACGCAGTATGCGACTGACCGGTTTCCGAAATTGTCTGAATAA
- a CDS encoding TetR/AcrR family transcriptional regulator → MNAPQKKNLPAKERRNVTVEAVVDLAGSTNPDSITTAAIAKHMNLTQGALFRHFPNKEAIWQAVMKWVAERLMARIDKASEGIESPLETIQAMFLAHVAFVSEHPGAPRMMFGELQGSKTTPAKRMARTMLKKYAARLNDLIEAGKARGELRADLDSEAAATLFIGTIQGLAMQSLIAGDMSHMAEDAPRVFAIYRRGIIAEFEGEKGE, encoded by the coding sequence ATGAACGCACCCCAAAAAAAGAACCTTCCCGCCAAAGAGCGGCGCAATGTCACCGTCGAAGCGGTTGTCGATCTGGCAGGAAGCACCAATCCAGACTCTATCACAACCGCAGCCATCGCTAAACACATGAACCTGACGCAGGGCGCACTCTTTCGACATTTTCCGAACAAAGAGGCGATCTGGCAGGCAGTCATGAAATGGGTGGCTGAACGCCTCATGGCGCGCATCGATAAGGCGTCAGAGGGGATCGAGTCTCCACTGGAGACAATTCAGGCGATGTTTCTGGCGCATGTGGCCTTCGTTTCCGAGCATCCTGGCGCGCCCCGGATGATGTTTGGCGAATTGCAAGGCTCCAAGACGACACCCGCCAAGCGCATGGCGCGCACGATGTTAAAGAAATACGCGGCCCGGCTGAATGACCTTATCGAAGCGGGAAAAGCGCGCGGCGAATTGCGCGCCGATCTGGACAGCGAGGCGGCAGCAACGCTGTTCATCGGCACGATCCAGGGCCTAGCAATGCAATCGCTGATCGCGGGCGACATGAGCCATATGGCCGAGGATGCCCCGCGCGTTTTTGCGATCTATCGGCGCGGCATAATAGCTGAATTTGAGGGCGAAAAGGGAGAGTAG
- a CDS encoding HlyD family secretion protein, with product MSRRVSILLVLAVLAGLLGFAIWKVFLAPSGLPPEGFARGNGRIEADLVDVSTRLAGRVAKVAVQEGDLVAEGDVLAVMDTAELEAQQARAQAAVASAQAAVAVAKAGVTKAEASLALAQSEQARAETLSERDVISRDSLDIRRTEAQLAEAGLIASKAEARAKERAVDAEIANQHEIEARIADSTLYAPVPGRVLYRLAQPGEVLGSGGKVLTLVSLGNVYMEFFLPAGPATRVQMGDEARIVVDVMPDVAIPAKVSFVAPQAQFTPKQVETIAERESLMFRVRVRIPQQMVEARLAQVKTGVRGVAWVRLASPDGTMPDWPESLTPKVVDVLPAPAAEAAETGTGTGQ from the coding sequence ATGTCGCGACGGGTCTCAATCTTGCTGGTGCTGGCAGTGCTTGCCGGGTTGCTTGGATTTGCTATCTGGAAGGTTTTTCTCGCGCCTAGCGGCTTGCCACCTGAGGGGTTTGCGCGCGGCAATGGGCGGATTGAGGCGGATCTTGTTGATGTGTCGACCCGCCTAGCGGGCCGTGTTGCCAAAGTTGCGGTGCAAGAGGGCGACCTTGTTGCAGAGGGCGACGTTCTTGCTGTGATGGATACTGCTGAGTTAGAGGCGCAACAGGCGCGCGCGCAGGCCGCCGTTGCCAGTGCCCAAGCGGCGGTCGCCGTGGCCAAAGCTGGCGTGACAAAGGCAGAAGCTAGCCTTGCGCTGGCACAAAGCGAACAAGCACGCGCCGAAACCCTGAGCGAACGCGACGTAATCTCGCGTGACAGCCTAGATATCCGCCGGACCGAAGCGCAGCTGGCCGAGGCGGGCCTTATCGCATCAAAAGCTGAGGCGCGCGCCAAAGAGCGCGCTGTCGATGCCGAAATCGCCAACCAGCATGAGATTGAGGCACGGATCGCCGACAGCACGCTATATGCTCCTGTGCCGGGCCGTGTCCTTTACCGGCTGGCCCAGCCGGGCGAGGTGCTCGGCAGCGGTGGCAAGGTGTTGACGCTGGTTAGTCTGGGCAATGTTTATATGGAATTCTTCCTGCCTGCCGGGCCAGCGACAAGAGTGCAGATGGGAGATGAGGCGCGCATCGTGGTCGATGTTATGCCTGATGTCGCCATTCCTGCGAAGGTCAGCTTTGTGGCTCCGCAGGCGCAATTTACGCCTAAACAGGTCGAAACCATCGCAGAGCGCGAGAGCCTGATGTTTCGCGTGCGCGTGCGTATTCCGCAGCAGATGGTTGAGGCGCGTCTCGCACAGGTCAAGACCGGCGTTCGCGGCGTGGCTTGGGTTCGGCTGGCCTCGCCGGACGGTACCATGCCCGACTGGCCCGAAAGCCTGACACCCAAGGTGGTTGATGTCCTGCCTGCGCCGGCGGCAGAGGCGGCGGAGACCGGTACCGGGACAGGCCAATGA
- the rbbA gene encoding ribosome-associated ATPase/putative transporter RbbA — protein MTTGEATTDPVAKLVAVSHRYGKVTALNDVTVDVPAGRMVGLIGPDGVGKSTLMGLVSGAKKLQEGQSATLGGDMSSARHRADIGRRIAFMPQGLGKNLYHDLSIRENLEFFGKLFGQGRAERAARIERLTGATGLAPFLDRPAGKLSGGMKQKLGLCAALIHDPDFLLLDEPTTGVDPLSRRQFWDLIDTIREGRPEMSVLVSTAYMEEAERFEHLIAMNEGRILAEASPDDLMAQTGTDTVGAAYVALLGGGSDPPNAAPAPALIGTAPDGPPAIKATGLTKRFGDFTAVDAVSFEIKRGEIFGFLGSNGCGKTTTMKMLTGLTAATTGEAWIFGQPVDAQNLDARRRVGFMSQSFSLYGELTVRENLLLHARLFHLGRDLTDERMADLVPRFGLEPYLNQGAASLPLGVRQRLSLAVAVIHAPDILILDEPTSGVDPQARDAFWDMLTDLARREGVTIFISTHFMDEGMRCDRISLMHAGKVLVTGAPQEIIAARGMETLEDAFIAHMLDAMPQEKTDSDVDLALNETPASPSGTQRFSLRRLLAYTAREAMQVRRDPVRLAFSFIGSAVLLLIMSFGISQEVRGIPFAVFDLDRSPESRAYLSGFEESDWFRQMAPIHDPGELDRRMVSGELALALQIPPDFGDSVRRGETAEIAALIDGTDTSRAGTVESYVKGAHSHTTTASAQSALALSALAAAQGQDQAAPASLEPRFLYNPSMESLPAIGPSIPPLLLLLFPAVLMAVSVAREKEIGTITNFYVTPTGRAEFLIGKQLVYIGITLLNFIILTVLVVTVLDVPLKGSPAALVLGALLYAVAATGYGLLVSMMAKTQVTAVFAAAILSVMPTLQFSGMITPVSSLEGPARIVGTLWPTTWYMGLSVGTFTKGLGLPELSGHLLRLAAFGPVLTALAIFALRKQER, from the coding sequence ATGACAACGGGGGAGGCGACAACCGACCCTGTGGCAAAGCTGGTAGCGGTCAGTCATCGCTACGGTAAGGTCACGGCGCTTAACGATGTCACAGTCGACGTTCCTGCCGGGCGCATGGTCGGGCTAATCGGGCCGGACGGTGTGGGAAAATCCACGCTGATGGGCCTGGTGTCCGGTGCAAAGAAGCTACAAGAGGGCCAAAGCGCTACGCTGGGCGGCGATATGTCCAGCGCCCGGCACCGGGCCGATATTGGAAGGCGGATCGCCTTCATGCCGCAAGGGCTGGGCAAAAACCTCTATCACGACCTCAGCATACGCGAGAATTTGGAGTTCTTCGGCAAGCTGTTCGGACAGGGCCGAGCCGAGCGTGCCGCCCGGATTGAGCGCCTGACGGGTGCAACCGGCCTCGCGCCGTTTCTTGACCGCCCCGCCGGCAAGCTTTCGGGCGGGATGAAGCAAAAGCTGGGGCTGTGCGCCGCGCTGATCCATGACCCCGATTTTCTGCTATTGGACGAGCCGACGACCGGCGTTGACCCGTTGTCGCGGCGCCAATTCTGGGATCTGATCGACACGATCCGCGAGGGCCGCCCGGAAATGTCGGTGCTGGTATCGACGGCGTATATGGAAGAGGCCGAGAGGTTCGAACATCTGATCGCCATGAACGAAGGGCGCATTTTGGCCGAGGCCAGCCCCGACGATCTCATGGCGCAGACCGGAACCGATACTGTCGGGGCAGCCTATGTCGCACTGTTGGGTGGCGGATCAGATCCCCCAAACGCAGCCCCCGCACCAGCATTGATTGGCACCGCCCCGGATGGCCCACCCGCGATCAAGGCAACCGGCCTGACCAAACGTTTTGGCGATTTTACAGCAGTCGATGCGGTCAGTTTTGAGATCAAACGTGGCGAGATTTTTGGCTTTCTCGGCTCAAATGGCTGCGGCAAGACCACAACCATGAAAATGCTGACGGGCCTCACTGCCGCGACAACTGGCGAGGCGTGGATTTTTGGCCAACCGGTCGATGCGCAAAATCTCGATGCGCGCCGCAGGGTCGGTTTTATGTCGCAGTCATTCTCACTTTATGGCGAACTGACCGTGCGCGAAAATTTGTTGCTCCATGCGCGTTTGTTCCATCTGGGCCGCGATCTGACTGATGAGCGGATGGCGGACTTAGTGCCGCGTTTCGGGCTGGAGCCTTACCTAAATCAAGGTGCGGCATCGCTGCCGTTGGGTGTGCGCCAACGTCTGTCGCTGGCCGTTGCGGTGATCCATGCACCCGACATCTTGATCCTTGACGAGCCGACTTCGGGGGTGGACCCGCAGGCGCGCGATGCGTTCTGGGACATGCTGACTGATCTGGCGCGCCGGGAAGGTGTGACGATCTTTATTTCGACCCACTTCATGGACGAAGGGATGCGGTGTGATCGCATTTCCCTGATGCACGCAGGCAAGGTTCTGGTGACTGGCGCACCGCAGGAAATCATCGCGGCGCGAGGCATGGAAACGCTGGAGGATGCGTTCATTGCCCACATGCTGGACGCGATGCCGCAGGAAAAGACGGATTCTGACGTAGACTTGGCCCTTAATGAGACGCCCGCAAGCCCAAGTGGCACTCAGCGCTTCAGCCTGAGGCGTTTACTGGCTTATACGGCGCGCGAGGCAATGCAGGTGCGCCGTGATCCGGTGCGGCTCGCCTTTTCCTTCATCGGCAGCGCGGTCCTTCTGCTGATTATGTCGTTCGGCATTTCCCAAGAGGTGCGGGGCATCCCCTTTGCCGTCTTTGACCTCGACCGTAGCCCCGAAAGCCGCGCCTATCTGTCGGGGTTCGAGGAGTCCGATTGGTTCAGGCAGATGGCGCCGATCCACGACCCCGGCGAGCTTGATCGACGCATGGTCAGCGGGGAGTTGGCGCTGGCGCTGCAAATCCCGCCAGATTTCGGCGATTCCGTGCGGCGCGGCGAAACTGCGGAAATTGCCGCGCTTATCGACGGGACCGATACCAGCCGCGCTGGCACGGTGGAGAGTTATGTCAAAGGCGCGCATAGTCATACTACGACAGCGAGCGCACAATCCGCTTTGGCGCTATCCGCCTTAGCCGCTGCGCAGGGACAGGATCAGGCTGCACCCGCGAGCCTTGAGCCACGATTTCTATACAATCCGTCGATGGAAAGTCTACCTGCTATCGGACCCTCGATCCCGCCGCTGCTGCTCCTGCTATTTCCCGCCGTCCTGATGGCGGTCAGCGTGGCGCGCGAAAAAGAGATCGGCACGATCACGAATTTCTACGTAACCCCGACGGGCCGTGCAGAATTCCTGATTGGCAAGCAGTTGGTGTATATCGGCATCACACTGCTGAATTTCATAATCCTGACGGTGCTGGTGGTCACGGTTCTGGATGTGCCGCTCAAGGGCAGCCCGGCCGCGCTGGTTCTGGGCGCGCTCCTCTATGCGGTGGCGGCCACCGGCTATGGCCTGTTGGTGTCGATGATGGCCAAAACGCAGGTCACTGCGGTTTTTGCCGCTGCGATCCTATCGGTCATGCCGACACTGCAATTTTCGGGCATGATCACGCCGGTCTCGTCGCTGGAGGGCCCCGCGCGGATCGTTGGCACGCTCTGGCCGACAACTTGGTACATGGGGCTAAGTGTGGGTACTTTTACCAAGGGGTTGGGGCTGCCCGAGCTGTCGGGCCACCTGCTGCGCCTTGCCGCGTTCGGCCCGGTTCTGACTGCACTCGCCATTTTTGCCTTGCGCAAGCAGGAGCGGTAG
- a CDS encoding ABC transporter permease, with product MRQLINIFWLAGKELKSVLGDPVMVILILWSFIIAVMLEASGAGDTVYNAAIAILDEDNSMLSRQITAALGPPWFQPPLLIAADQVAADMDAGQIMFVLTFPPGFEADVIAGAKPAAQLEVDATAVSQAQLGTDYISNILASETRAFLTGNPDTPDAALRLELRRAFNSNGDPVWFKSVSSLLNQLSLLTIALTGAAMLREREQGTVEHLMVMPLTPLEIALSKVLANVVVVLAAFTLSLIVVVQGFLKVPVAGSVPLLLAGTAIYLAAAAAIGMFLGTMARSMAQFALLVIMVIIPMIMLSGGMGAIESQPDIVQRLTMALPSRHFLAFAKAVVFRGAGVETVWVQLTLMGGLGLAFFAASLALFRRSMNLSG from the coding sequence ATGCGCCAGTTGATTAATATTTTCTGGCTTGCCGGCAAGGAGTTGAAAAGCGTTCTTGGCGATCCGGTGATGGTCATCCTGATCCTCTGGTCCTTTATCATCGCAGTCATGCTAGAGGCTAGCGGGGCAGGCGACACCGTTTACAACGCCGCGATCGCCATTCTGGACGAAGACAACTCCATGCTCTCCCGGCAGATCACCGCCGCGCTTGGCCCGCCGTGGTTTCAGCCACCGCTGTTGATTGCGGCCGATCAGGTCGCCGCCGATATGGACGCGGGCCAGATAATGTTTGTTCTGACTTTTCCACCCGGATTTGAGGCGGATGTGATTGCCGGGGCAAAGCCCGCCGCTCAGCTTGAAGTAGATGCCACCGCCGTATCACAGGCCCAGCTTGGCACCGACTACATTAGTAACATTCTGGCCTCGGAAACGCGTGCCTTTTTGACGGGAAATCCCGATACACCCGATGCTGCGCTACGACTCGAATTGCGGCGCGCCTTCAACTCCAACGGTGATCCGGTTTGGTTCAAGTCGGTCTCCTCCTTGCTCAACCAACTCTCGCTTTTGACTATTGCACTGACCGGCGCGGCGATGCTGCGCGAGCGCGAACAGGGCACAGTCGAGCACCTGATGGTTATGCCGCTCACCCCGCTAGAAATTGCGCTATCCAAGGTGCTGGCGAACGTGGTCGTGGTTCTCGCAGCCTTTACCTTATCGCTGATCGTTGTGGTGCAGGGTTTTCTAAAAGTGCCGGTGGCCGGGTCCGTACCGCTGCTTTTGGCTGGAACGGCGATCTACCTTGCTGCCGCTGCCGCCATTGGCATGTTTCTGGGCACCATGGCACGCAGCATGGCGCAATTCGCATTACTGGTTATTATGGTCATCATCCCGATGATAATGCTTTCCGGCGGCATGGGGGCCATTGAGAGCCAACCCGACATCGTTCAGCGTCTGACAATGGCGCTGCCGTCACGCCACTTTCTCGCCTTCGCCAAGGCGGTGGTTTTTCGCGGCGCGGGAGTGGAGACAGTGTGGGTTCAACTTACCCTTATGGGTGGACTTGGGTTGGCCTTTTTCGCGGCCAGCTTGGCATTGTTTCGCCGCTCCATGAACCTTTCAGGATGA
- a CDS encoding alpha/beta hydrolase — MMRRLERSYPKTAVTSLLSLLLVALVGCAPRPGPEALSVVSPDRSAAQKVTITVATNRARNGVTGAYSDARSATLNYEAFTISVPPAHEVAQIEWPKAKPDLQTSFAVTNRRVLPALLLDTSSPRSSANARSTDKRDILIFVHGYNYNFAESLFRLAQIAADADLTEQPILFAWPSAASVTGYVADRDAVIYSRDDLVSLLTFVAADPGVGNITLFGHSMGGWLVVESLRQLRIAGQDRVIERLGDVVLAAPDIDIDVFHRQVQTIGALQPPMTLLVSPDDRALRLSKRLAGSRNRVGLTDANDPRVQALAAANGIQVVDVSSVEALDGSRHNRFAALAKVIPRMTNARFSSLAQAGAFILEPISATLISASQ; from the coding sequence ATGATGCGCCGCCTTGAGCGCAGCTACCCCAAAACAGCGGTCACGTCGCTTTTAAGTCTGCTTCTCGTTGCCTTAGTTGGCTGTGCGCCGCGCCCTGGACCGGAGGCTTTGTCGGTGGTTTCACCGGATAGATCGGCAGCCCAGAAGGTGACCATCACAGTTGCCACGAACCGCGCGCGTAATGGCGTGACTGGAGCGTATTCCGACGCTCGCTCGGCTACCCTCAATTATGAGGCTTTCACGATCTCCGTCCCTCCTGCGCACGAGGTTGCGCAAATCGAATGGCCCAAGGCCAAGCCGGATCTGCAGACGAGCTTTGCGGTGACCAATCGCAGGGTGTTACCGGCTCTTTTGTTGGACACCAGCTCGCCCCGATCAAGTGCGAATGCGCGCTCCACCGACAAGCGCGACATCCTGATCTTTGTTCACGGCTACAACTATAACTTTGCGGAATCTCTGTTCAGGCTGGCGCAAATCGCCGCCGATGCGGACCTCACGGAACAGCCTATCCTTTTCGCGTGGCCATCCGCCGCATCCGTGACCGGCTATGTCGCCGACAGGGATGCCGTCATCTATTCGCGTGACGATTTGGTCAGCCTGCTAACCTTTGTTGCGGCAGATCCCGGCGTTGGAAACATTACTTTGTTTGGGCACAGTATGGGCGGCTGGCTTGTCGTGGAGTCATTGCGGCAACTCCGGATTGCCGGTCAGGACAGGGTAATCGAAAGACTGGGTGATGTAGTGTTGGCCGCGCCGGATATCGATATCGACGTCTTTCACCGACAGGTGCAGACCATCGGCGCACTACAGCCGCCAATGACTTTGCTCGTCTCCCCGGATGATCGCGCATTGAGGCTCTCCAAGCGTCTCGCGGGTTCACGTAACCGGGTTGGACTGACGGATGCCAATGATCCCCGGGTTCAGGCGCTTGCAGCTGCCAACGGGATACAGGTGGTTGATGTTTCCAGTGTTGAGGCTCTGGATGGATCTAGACACAACAGGTTCGCGGCGCTCGCCAAGGTGATCCCCCGGATGACAAACGCACGGTTCTCATCGCTTGCTCAGGCGGGTGCATTTATCCTCGAACCAATAAGCGCCACGCTAATTTCTGCGAGCCAATAA